The DNA window GATTGATCTTGGAGAGATCAAGCCCTTCGATAATCCAGACCTCAGCGCCGAGGAGAATCTGATGCGTCTCCACGCCATCCTTGTAGAATCCTCCCACCGAAAGATAATCCACACCCACGGTCCTCACCCCCCGGTCCACCAGGTATTGCGCCGCTTCTTTCGAGAGGTATACGAAGTCTTTGTCGAAATCGTCCGTCTTCCACGACCTTCGGGTGTTCGCCGTTTTGAAAAGGATGCGTTCGCCTTTCTTCAACCGATGGGGCGCCAAATGCCCGGGTTTGATGCTCTCCGGATCGTGGATGGCGATCACCCGGCAAGGGCCCATCGTCGCCTCAAACGGCAGCGCGTCCAACCCGCGCCCGTCCCGAATGAAGTGCCTGGGGCCATCCATGTGGGTTCCGGTATGGCAACCCATCGACATGATCGACACGTTGCAAACCGCGCCTTGCTCCATGCTGAGCATCCGCTCGACCTCGACGGGAGGATTGTCCGGCCAATGCACCATGCCGGAACGCACCGGAAACGTGACGTCGATCCATCCCCGTTTAGATTTTAGGTTTCGCCGCATGGGGTTGAGTGGGGCTTAGTCCAAACAGATGATGTTTTTGATCCCGACCGCTTTGCCGAGGAGGAGCTTCTCGAAATCGTCGATCCCGTGACGACCCGTGATCACCGCCCTGACCGAATCCGGCCACCGTTTCATGAAGATCCCTAGATTCGCGATGGCGGATTCAAAGGCTGCCCGGTCCGCGTTGACGGTCCCAATCATCACTTGGTTTTTCAAAACGATGTTCTTCATCGTGGCGTCGCCCTGCACCGGAATCGGTGCGTGTGGCCCCGGGATTCCCGTAAAAATGAACGCCCCATTCATGCCCAACACCCGCAAAACATTGAACGAGATGTCCGCCTTGCCCACCGCTTCATACACCACGTCGATGTTCCCGACTCGCTCCGCCAGTTCTTC is part of the Verrucomicrobiota bacterium genome and encodes:
- a CDS encoding cyclase family protein, producing the protein MRRNLKSKRGWIDVTFPVRSGMVHWPDNPPVEVERMLSMEQGAVCNVSIMSMGCHTGTHMDGPRHFIRDGRGLDALPFEATMGPCRVIAIHDPESIKPGHLAPHRLKKGERILFKTANTRRSWKTDDFDKDFVYLSKEAAQYLVDRGVRTVGVDYLSVGGFYKDGVETHQILLGAEVWIIEGLDLSKINPGRYDLICLPMLIAKSDGAPARALLRPRKERSSARGLPRASH